A region of the Pantoea alfalfae genome:
GGCCGCTTCGTACAGCATGGTGTTGATATGTTGCGGCTGGCTCAGCGCCTGCTTTTCCGCGCCCCGCGGCACAAAGGTCAGCTGCTGGCACTCCGATAGCTTTTCAATCACCAGCGCGCCCGCTTCACCCTGAATCTCGCTGGGCAGGCTGGAATCACTCACCTTCGAATGCAGAATCGTCACGTCGAAATCACCGTAGCTCAGCACCACCACGCCATGTGCATCCACGCCGCTCGTCAGCAATGTCGCAGTGGCCTGCACACTATCTGGCTCGCCCCACAGCGTCACCGCCGAGGCCAGACAGTAATACCCGATATCCATCACCGAGCCATTCGACCAGCGCGGATCAAAAGTATTGGGGTTCTCGCCGTTGAGATAGCGCGGGTAGCGTGAAGAGTACTGACAGTAATTCAGCAGCGCTTTTCGCAGTTTACCCACGTCAGGCAGCGCCTGCTGTAGACGCAGGAAATTCGGCAGGCTGGCGGTTTTAAATGCCTCAAACAGCACCACCTGATGCTCACGAGCGCAGGCGATCATCTTCTCTGCTTCGGCCAGATTTGAGGCCAGCGGTTTTTCGCAAATAACATGCTTGCCGTGCGACATAAACAGCAGCGCCTGCTGGCAGTGCAGGGCGTTGGGGCTGGCCAGATAGACCGCATCGATCGCCGGGCTGGCGGCCAGGGCGTCCAGTGAGGTAAAGGTCTGTTTGCAGGGATAATCGGCGATAAAGGCGTCGGCCTGCTGCTGACTGCGTGAATAGACCGCGCAGAGCTTCATCGCTCCGGTTTCATGAGCGGCATCAATAAACTGGCGTGTAATCCAGTTTGTTCCCACAATGGCAAAACGAATCACGTCATCTCTCCGGCAGCGGTAAAGCGGCAGAGTAACATCTCACCGACGCGGTGCAAGCGCGCCGGGCAGGCAGGGATTGATCCTGCGATCCGCATTCCAATACTATGCGGAAGCAATAATAAACAGGCATCAACCAGGGAGCACAGGTGAAAGCAAGTAAGCACGCATTAAACTGGACCACATTGCTGATTGCCATTCCGGTCGGGTGTGCGGCGTCGCTGGTGACGCTGGCTTTTCGCGGCGTCATTGAACTGATCAACCATCTGCTGTTTGCGCGCAGTGGCGACATTACCGAATCCCTGCATCTCTGGCCGTGGATCTTCTGGCCGCTGCTGGTGGGCGCGGGCGGCGTGCTGGCGGGCTTTTTCCTGCGTTATGCGGTTGCCATTGAGCAGCAGCAGACGGTGAAAACGGATTACCTTGAAGTGATCAACGCCCGGCTCGATGCGGTGCCGACCAAAACCTCGCTGTTCCGCGCCCTGTCGTCGATTGCCAGTATCGGCAGCGGCGCGTCGATCGGTAAAGAGGGGCCGATGGTGCAGCTCTCAGCACTGTGCGGCAGCGCGATTGGCCGCCTGTTACCGTCCTCGCTTAACCTGAAAAACAGTGACGTCGTGGCGATGGCGGCCGCGGCGGGCCTCTCGTCGGTCTACCATGCGCCGCTGGCGTCGGCGATTTTCGTCGCGGAGATTGCCTTCGGTATTTCCGCGTTGCAGCGGCTGATCCCGCTTATTATCGCCTCGGCGACGGCGGTGATGACTATGTGGACGCTGGGCTTCCGCAGCGCGCTCTATCCGCTGGCGGACGCGAATTTCGCTATGGATCTGAGCAGCCTGCTGATGACGGTGGTGATCGGTCTGAGCGCCGGTCTGGCGGGCTGGATACTGATTAAGTGTATCGCTCGCAGCAAAATGCTGTTCAGCCGGGTCGCCTCGCTGCCCGTGCGTCTGGGCGCGGGCGGATTCGCCGTAGGCTTACTGGCGCTGATCTCCACCGATATCCTCGGCAACGGCTACGAGGTCATCGTCAAAGTGATGGCGGGTGACTATCTGCTGCCGGGCCTGTTGCTGCTACTGGTGCTGAAAACCCTCGCCACCAGCCTGTCGGTAGGATCGAACGCGGTCGGCGGACTCTTCACGCCTTCGCTGCTGATTGGCGCACTGCTTGGCGTCATCATCGCGACGGTGGGTGCGGCGCTGCATCTGCCGCTCGGCAATGTGCTGCTCTATGCCGCCATTGGCATGGCGGCAGTGCTGGCGGCGGTCAGTCAGGCGCCGTTGATGGCGATGCTGATGGTGCTGGAGATGACGCTCAACAGCAGCCTGTTGTTCCCGCTGATGATCGCTACCGTGCTGGCGTCGATGGTGGTTTATCGCCTGCAATCAGTCAGTACCTATCCGGTGGTGAGTCATCACTTCAGCCGTTCAGAGGCGAAATATGATTTCGATAATATGCGCATTGCCGAGTTGATTATTCCCGGCGCGGCGCTGCAGCCGGAAGAGTCGGTAGGGCAGGCGCTGGCGGTCAGCTCGCTTAAGCGTGAACGCTACGTCTATGTCATTAATGCCGCAGGCGCTTTCCTCGGCGTGGTCTCAATTCATGAGATTTCGCGCCGGGTGCTGGCGCAGGAGATCACCCTTGATTCACCGGTGCAGTGCGTGATGGATCAGGATTTTCCGGTGGTGTTTGAGAATCAGAGTATGCGTGAAGGGTGGGAGGCGTTTGCGGCGGTCACGCTGGAGCGACTGCCGGTGCTTAACAATCCCCAGGAACGACGCTTTCTGGGCGCGCTGACCAAAACCAGCCTGATTCAGAAAGCACAGGAGTTTCTTTAAGCCGCGTTACCGCGCATCGCCTGATCAGTCATCCAGAGCCGCGCATCAAATTCGAGCTGGTGGTAATCCGGCTCCATATGGCAGCAGAGCTGGTAGAACGGCTTATCGTGGTCTTTCTCTTTCAGGTGTGCCAGTTCATGCACCACGATCATTCGCAGAAACGGCTCTGGCGCAAGGCGGAAAAAGGTCGAGATGCGGATCTCCGCTTTCGCCTTGAGTTTGCCGCCCTGAATCCGTGAGATGGCCGTATGCAGGCCAAGTGCGTGCTTCATCACCTTAATCCTGTTATCCCACATCACTTTGCTGATGGGTGGCGCGTTGCGCATATAGCGATTTTTCAGCGCCTGGGTGTAGTCATATAGCGCTTTATCACTCATCACGTCGTGAGTGTCCGGATAACGTTCCTGCAGAAACGCACCTAAGCGCTGGTGGGTAATCAGCGTCTGAACCTGCTCAAGAAGGGGGGCAGGGTAACCCTGAAGGTAGATCAGTGAGGACATTAGGGATTCCAGGCGAAAGACAGTATACTGCGCCCCCGTTTTTGGGGCGAAAATCAACCAAAGTGTACCACGCCGGAGAATTCATGAGCCAACTTGAACTGAACGATCGCACACTGATCCTGCATCGCTTCCCGCAGATGCGTGACGAAAGTCCATTACAAGCCTGGGATGCGGCTGATGAATATCTCTTACAGCAGGCGCTGCCGGCAGGACCGGTGCTGGTCTTCAACGACAGTTTCGGGGCATTAACCTGCGCCCTGAATCCACGCACCGTCTGGCATGTCAGCGACTCCTGGCTCAGCCAGCAGGCCGCCCGTCAGAACCTTTCCTTTAATGGGCTGGATGACAGCGACGTACACTTTGTTGATAGCCTCGCGGAATTGCCGGCGGCTCCGGCGGCAGTGCTGATTAAGGTGCCGAAAACGCTGGCGCTGCTGGAGCATCAGCTGCGTGCCATTCGCGAAGTGGTCACACCCGATACGGTGATTCTGGCGGCGGCGCGCGCCAAAGAGATCCATAACTCTACCCTTCAGCTGTTCGAACAGATCATCGGTGAAACCAAAACCTCACTGGCGTGGAAAAAAGCGCGTCTGATTTTCAGCCAGTTCAGCAAGCCTGCACTGCGTGAGGCGACGCCGACGCTGGTCTGGCCGCTGGATGGCACCTCTTATCAGATCCACAACTATGCCAACGTTTTCTCGCGCTCGTCGCTGGATATCGGCGCACGGCTGTTCGTGCAGCATCTGCCGGAAAACATTGAAGGTGAGATTGTCGATCTGGGCTGTGGCAACGGCGTGGTAGGGCTGGTGGCGCTGGAGCAGAATCCGCAGGCCGAAGTGCATTTCCTTGATGAGTCTTATATGGCGGTCGCCTCCAGCCAGCTTAATGTGGAAGTGAACCGTCCTGACGATCTGTCGCGCTGTCAGTTCCTGGTGAACAACGTGCTGAGCGGCTATCCGTCAGATCGGCTGCACGCGGTGCTGTGTAACCCGCCGTTCCATCAGCAGCACGCGGTCACCGATCATCTGGCGTGGCAGATGTTCCGCGATGCGAAACGCTGCCTTCAGTATGGCGGTGAGTTGCGTATTGTCGGCAACCGCCACCTTGATTATCACCACAAACTGAAGAAGCTGTTCGGCAACTGCACGCTGATCGCCTCTAACCAGAAGTTTGTGGTGCTGCGCGCGGTGAAAATGCGCTAGTCAGACCGTTAAAGCCAGCTGCGTTGCCTGCGCAATCGCGCGGCGCGCATCCAGTTCCTGCGCTACGCCTGCACCGCCTATTACCGTCACTACCTGTCCTTTTGCACGCAGCGCGGCTTCCAGTTCGCGTTGCGGCTCCTGTCCGGCACAGATAATCACGTTATCGATCGCCAGCAGCAGCGTTTCGCCGTTACGCCGCAAGTGCAGGCCGCTGTCATCAATCGCCAGATACTCCGCGCCGCCCCACATCTCCACGCCGCGCGCCTGCAGGCTGGCGCGATGGATCCAGCCGGTGGTTTTTGCCAGCCCGGCGCCGGGTTTCCCTGTCCGGCGCTGCAGCAGCCAGATTTGCCGTAACGCGGCAGGCGGCTCAGGTTTCACGATGCCGCCGCGCTGCGTCAGGCTGTGGTCGATGCCCCATTCGGCGTAAAACGCCGCCCGATCCTCATCATGTGAAGGCTGTGACAGATACTCCGCCACATCAAAGCCAATCCCGCCCGCGCCGATAATCGCCACCCGTTTACCCACCGGGCGCTTATCACGCAGCACCTCAAGGTAGCTCAGCACGCTGGGGTGATCGATGCCTGGAATATCAGGCGTACGGGGCTGAATGCCGGTCGCCAGCACCACTTCATCGGCGTCACTCAGCTGATCCGCCGTGACCCGACAGCCGGTTTTGACCATCACGCCCGCTGCCGCCAGCTGATTGCGGAAATAGCGCAGCGTTTCGCTGAACTCCGATTTGCCGGGGATCAGCCGGGCAATATTGAACTGGCCGCCTATCTCCGGCGCGGCCTCATAGAGTGTCACCTGATGGCCGCGCTGTGCCGCCTGCAGCGCAAACGCCATCCCGGCGGGACCGGCACCCACTACTGCCAGCCTGCGCGGTGCGGTGCTGACGATAACCGGCATCAGCGACTCATGGCAGGCGCGCGGATTGACCAGACAGGAGGTGATCTTCCCGGCAAACACCTGGTCGAGACAGGCCTGGTTACAGGCAATGCAGGTGTTGATGCTGTCCGGTTCGCCGCGCTGCGCTTTGCTGACAAAGGCGGGGTCGGCAAGGAAAGGGCGCGCCATCGAGACCATATCGGCGCAGCCCGACTGCAACAGCTCTTCGGCAACGGCGGGGTGGTTGATGCGATTGGTGGCGATCACCGGCACTGACACATGGGCGCGCAGGCGCTGCGTCACCCAGGCAAAGGCCGCGCGCGGCACGCAGGTGGCGATGGTCGGGATGCGCGCTTCGTGCCAGCCAATGCCGGTATTGAACAGCGTGACGCCGCACTGCTCCAGCTCGCCCGCCAGCAGCAGCGTCTCCTCCAGCGTGCTGCCTTCTTCGATCAGGTCGAGCATCGACAGCCGGAAGATGATGATAAAGGCATCGCCGGTTGCGGCGCGAACCGCGCGGGTAATCGCCAGCGCGAACTGCATCCGCTGGCGGAAGTCGCCGCCCCAGCGGTCGGTTCGCTGATTGGTGTGCTTCACCAGAAACT
Encoded here:
- a CDS encoding Gfo/Idh/MocA family protein, whose amino-acid sequence is MIRFAIVGTNWITRQFIDAAHETGAMKLCAVYSRSQQQADAFIADYPCKQTFTSLDALAASPAIDAVYLASPNALHCQQALLFMSHGKHVICEKPLASNLAEAEKMIACAREHQVVLFEAFKTASLPNFLRLQQALPDVGKLRKALLNYCQYSSRYPRYLNGENPNTFDPRWSNGSVMDIGYYCLASAVTLWGEPDSVQATATLLTSGVDAHGVVVLSYGDFDVTILHSKVSDSSLPSEIQGEAGALVIEKLSECQQLTFVPRGAEKQALSQPQHINTMLYEAAVFARLVEQRQVDHPGLEVSRITAALLTEIRRQTGVIFPADHAAV
- a CDS encoding chloride channel protein, which produces MKASKHALNWTTLLIAIPVGCAASLVTLAFRGVIELINHLLFARSGDITESLHLWPWIFWPLLVGAGGVLAGFFLRYAVAIEQQQTVKTDYLEVINARLDAVPTKTSLFRALSSIASIGSGASIGKEGPMVQLSALCGSAIGRLLPSSLNLKNSDVVAMAAAAGLSSVYHAPLASAIFVAEIAFGISALQRLIPLIIASATAVMTMWTLGFRSALYPLADANFAMDLSSLLMTVVIGLSAGLAGWILIKCIARSKMLFSRVASLPVRLGAGGFAVGLLALISTDILGNGYEVIVKVMAGDYLLPGLLLLLVLKTLATSLSVGSNAVGGLFTPSLLIGALLGVIIATVGAALHLPLGNVLLYAAIGMAAVLAAVSQAPLMAMLMVLEMTLNSSLLFPLMIATVLASMVVYRLQSVSTYPVVSHHFSRSEAKYDFDNMRIAELIIPGAALQPEESVGQALAVSSLKRERYVYVINAAGAFLGVVSIHEISRRVLAQEITLDSPVQCVMDQDFPVVFENQSMREGWEAFAAVTLERLPVLNNPQERRFLGALTKTSLIQKAQEFL
- a CDS encoding M48 metallopeptidase family protein, translated to MSSLIYLQGYPAPLLEQVQTLITHQRLGAFLQERYPDTHDVMSDKALYDYTQALKNRYMRNAPPISKVMWDNRIKVMKHALGLHTAISRIQGGKLKAKAEIRISTFFRLAPEPFLRMIVVHELAHLKEKDHDKPFYQLCCHMEPDYHQLEFDARLWMTDQAMRGNAA
- the rlmG gene encoding 23S rRNA (guanine(1835)-N(2))-methyltransferase RlmG, whose amino-acid sequence is MSQLELNDRTLILHRFPQMRDESPLQAWDAADEYLLQQALPAGPVLVFNDSFGALTCALNPRTVWHVSDSWLSQQAARQNLSFNGLDDSDVHFVDSLAELPAAPAAVLIKVPKTLALLEHQLRAIREVVTPDTVILAAARAKEIHNSTLQLFEQIIGETKTSLAWKKARLIFSQFSKPALREATPTLVWPLDGTSYQIHNYANVFSRSSLDIGARLFVQHLPENIEGEIVDLGCGNGVVGLVALEQNPQAEVHFLDESYMAVASSQLNVEVNRPDDLSRCQFLVNNVLSGYPSDRLHAVLCNPPFHQQHAVTDHLAWQMFRDAKRCLQYGGELRIVGNRHLDYHHKLKKLFGNCTLIASNQKFVVLRAVKMR
- a CDS encoding NADPH-dependent 2,4-dienoyl-CoA reductase, whose protein sequence is MPVNPDYPALFTPLNLGFTQLKNRFLMGSMHTGLEEHPDGAARLAAFYGERAREGVALIVTGGIAPNAQGVTTAHGAMLIDEAQCSWHRQITEAVHQHQGKIALQILHTGRYSYQPDVVAPSARQAPINPFTPQAMSEAAIEQTIDDFARCARLAQRAGYDGVEIMGSEGYLINQFLVKHTNQRTDRWGGDFRQRMQFALAITRAVRAATGDAFIIIFRLSMLDLIEEGSTLEETLLLAGELEQCGVTLFNTGIGWHEARIPTIATCVPRAAFAWVTQRLRAHVSVPVIATNRINHPAVAEELLQSGCADMVSMARPFLADPAFVSKAQRGEPDSINTCIACNQACLDQVFAGKITSCLVNPRACHESLMPVIVSTAPRRLAVVGAGPAGMAFALQAAQRGHQVTLYEAAPEIGGQFNIARLIPGKSEFSETLRYFRNQLAAAGVMVKTGCRVTADQLSDADEVVLATGIQPRTPDIPGIDHPSVLSYLEVLRDKRPVGKRVAIIGAGGIGFDVAEYLSQPSHDEDRAAFYAEWGIDHSLTQRGGIVKPEPPAALRQIWLLQRRTGKPGAGLAKTTGWIHRASLQARGVEMWGGAEYLAIDDSGLHLRRNGETLLLAIDNVIICAGQEPQRELEAALRAKGQVVTVIGGAGVAQELDARRAIAQATQLALTV